The following coding sequences lie in one Salarias fasciatus chromosome 7 unlocalized genomic scaffold, fSalaFa1.1 super_scaffold_4, whole genome shotgun sequence genomic window:
- the prrc2b gene encoding protein PRRC2B isoform X2: MSDRLGQITKSKDGKSKYSSLSLFDKYKGKSIETQKNTVPRHGLQSLGKVATARRMPPPAHLPSLKSENKGNDPNVIIVPKDGTGWANKQEQPEQKSSFASIPQLQELQPPLASQKSVSNLQKPSPVAIQENTNTGGPKQWAQLNGKAVEQDGLRASNRLQPFSHEEFPTLKAAGEQDKAGKERSGFDPSYGPGPSLRPQNVTSWREGGGRNLQPSSLTLGLPADPEGKLTALGETGTPPATSHPTSATGTTSASAATPQSPGLDPKEPSLRPAQPVRRTTVPTALQYQLHHTSTAVYHDMLPAFMCSKETREAPGTDHVPTTVAAPARFDSKPTFRQSYAKPELVNGEVRRENRFVRAPPRLSSQPIRRPGDRPLRPAIINPEDLKDLDELDNDCEDGWAGLHEEVDYSEKLKFSDDEDEHNSSDKNKMWTEWERERENQRDCQSSLSSGEASYPLEGPEESYSYQHHHHEPPRKTSSRYLSTDSQKALGEPLADQDDHQRQPHSQTLARTKYVSPELSEAVERARRRREEEERRAREERLAACAEKLKKLDEKFGKTERQTSRSEDGQKEGEGKEVPLSPNREQDKAHHENWQYSTKDGSECPPDNSPGHSYRDEPAFSAYRGSEDDGQEPSSPSGDYSGRHPSKPVPPRFQKQPQHHQQQEVFKMPHWQQSGHPAPSSSSHAQRGFYPPHVLGFDPRWMMMPPFMDPRMAQGRSPVDYYPGAVHSSAGMVKPIIHQDHLNSPGSDEGCHPNLHQERRTPSTENYPMWSQDGYPLRSFTPPYQRQHESSDNGQPDDRSDLTSSQQDSYEDRANDCLTHAQDDLSHHSYHSRGSDREHHDQGLLTTAQSLSQNHSDNEYSKQDSRDKHLKEGLEPHDEALDGSKDNWKRDGQKQDGGLGSAQSQWSEVSSSSSSSVSQPSENSGRTLTRRTGPIKKPVLKALKVEDKENEKPKPEPEEKPVPYRLEKEVLTNVYDLKKDNQPANSRRSASPVVEKQPEERQHPSPAPTKIERPLSTLSDDPPKENPWGTGKSQPPRESLENREPQAPRRSNWIFIDEEQAFGAVRGTGRGRSRGFREFSSRGGTRGGRGADNLRGAFNNNNNSSGSGVQRAGRGRAPPRDIIKVEEFQRGKPRRRNVSETLSEASEYEELPKRRRQKGSENGEGYSEAGEIRKADRESWRSNKVYCDEQAASDSREKTKVTRSFGGRVLPPRLNTTGSYSRSYGGSRDISTWRGRGPQFSSGGGGSMQENGYGPGVDTAYSRRPPVERDGLKYTPKFTGSFMENGTEDRDGEYYFDNDNPDRQMLRRRRPPRQDKPPRFRRLRQEREPGSNQWTSDEYVNGDFANPWPGRSKSSGDDNWPSSHYAGRSGQYGQTEEWETGSDNSDFSDWREKRGGSGGVATQGHGDVPSDSGPNEPGSGEKRELSKRSFSSQRPLVERQNRKGEPSLLEATKMVRAPDPPTSSASRSDTWQNGGTSCKSRSPDESGPVYSIEQPPEDREPSEPTGKKIDKDLKSGSGKADIAEPLSQYELSSYPIEGDTGGPGSNSDGYQDALTKKQRRPQEDERRRKEQGAAVPVKNRPMTSKIPPRFAKKQGSMSIEQPEEAISSNNLGTEIWETNSSALSVQSSGGDSWTKQVSYTGSEPNSEDSDAGPEQSKEQHKPGPIGNERSLKHRKGSEGVDRLEGGPITPVNGVDLHVDTVLPVPPIEFGVSAKDSDFSLPPGSTPVPVSNPVNKLQDALTTNTTLNQSIPMLRSNHLQPGINLNPITFPSADLTLKMESARKAWENSQSLPEQGSPGGGASGTQPPCSAGSSTGVSYSSFGGVSMPPMPVASVAPSMSMQGNHIPPLYLDGHVFQSQPRLVPPAMTQQQTYQQAAAAQQIPISLHTSLQAQAQLGLRGGLPVSQSQEMFNSITPFRSQVYMHPNLSQPSPMVLSGGAPLKGPYSAFPGMQPSDMVKPQSGSHYQPMNGSQQLVYDSPINQGPGMGSSQLMDSQLIQVTMPLPGSQLRYGSAQQHLILPQSIQLQQGQNLSVGAPRRMLPPGSQAAVMSGSREGSQMEMKGFQFSDKPNHSSGISGGSYRPGSASPSGKPSGPGGPVGPLPTHFSQQVPPAQGSMVMHMRPPTTGPFPNPIQRPVMQVNKPVIIRPPPYTNPGRDPSHSTPPSAPEPPVKGPEDGMKSKTMRDIRKAVGEGKAPSGGMTSKLQEPLPSAGSAKPARTGAIKPQAVKVEEGKA, translated from the exons ATGTCCGATCGTTTGGGGCAAATAACCAAGTCCAAGGATGGGAAAAGCAAGTATTCCTCACTCAGCCTATTTGACAAGTACAAGGGAAAATCAATagaaactcagaaaaacacag TTCCGCGACATGGCTTGCAGAGTCTTGGAAAAGTGGCCACAGCCCGGCGCATGCCCCCACCTGCTCACCTACCGAGCttgaagtctgaaaacaaaggaaacgaTCCCAACGTGATTATAGTGCCCAAAGACGGTACAGGATGGGCGAACAAGCAGGAACAACCCGAGCAAAAGAG TTCTTTTGCATCAATACCACAGCTGCAGGAGTTGCAGCCGCCGCTGGCTTCACAGAAATCTGTCTCCAATCTTCAGAAGCCCTCACCAGTAGCCATCCAGGAG aacacaaacacaggtgGACCAAAGCAATGGGCCCAGCTAAATGGAAAGGCAGTAGAGCAAGATG GTTTAAGGGCCTCAAACCGACTTCAGCCCTTCTCTCACGAGGAATTTCCCACGCTGAAGGCAGCTGGAGAACAGGACAAGGCTGGCAAGGAAAGAAGCGGCTTCGATCCGTCGTATGGGCCCGGACCAAGCCTCCGCCCCCAGA ATGTGACGAGCTGGAGGGAAGGTGGTGGCAGGAACCTTCAGCCCTCGTCACTGACCCTCGGCCTGCCAGCAGATCCCGAGGGTAAACTCACTGCCCTGGGTGAGACTGGCACCCCCCCAGCCACATCTCACCCCACCTCTGCCACCGGCACAACCTCCGCCAGTGCGGCGACGCCTCAGTCGCCAGGCCTTGACCCCAAGGAGCCTTCCTTGCGCCCCGCCCAGCCAGTCCGCAGAACGACCGTCCCCACTGCCCTGCAGTACCAGCTCCACCACACTTCAACCGCTGTCTACCACGACATGCTGCCTGCATTT ATGTGCTCTAAAGAGACACGTGAAGCCCCGGGGACTGACCATGTTCCGACCACCGTAGCAGCCCCAGCCCGATTCGACAGCAAACCCACTTTCAGGCAGAGCTATGCCAAACCCGAACTTGTCAA TGGAGAGGTACGACGAGAGAACCGATTTGTCCGTGCTCCGCCTCGACTGTCTTCCCAGCCCATCCGTAGGCCCGGTGACAGGCCGCTCCGACCAGCCATTATTAACCCGGAAGATTTGAAGGATCTAGACGAGCTTGACAATGACTGTGAAGACGGATGGGCTG GACTTCATGAGGAAGTTGATTATAGTGAAAAGCTCAAGTTCAGTGACGATGAAGATGAACACAATTCCAGCGATAAAAACAAGATGTG GACTgagtgggagagggagagagagaaccagCGGGACTGTCAGTCCTCTCTGAGTTCTGGAGAGGCATCTTATCCTCTAGAGGGCCCCGAGGAGAGTTATTCCTACCAACATCATCACCACGAGCCTCccaggaagaccagcagcagaTATCTCTCCACGGACAGCCAG AAAGCCCTCGGTGAGCCGCTGGCTGACCAGGATGATCACCAGCGACAGCCTCACTCTCAGACACTGGCCAGGACAAAGTACGTGTCGCCTGAGCTGTCTGAGGCTGTGGAGAGAGCCCGCAGGCggcgggaggaggaagagaggcgTGCCCGCGAGGAGCGGCTTGCTGCCTGCGCAGAAAAACTCAAAAAGCTGGACGAGAAATTTGGGAAGACTGAAAGACAGACGTCGCGATCTGAGGACGGTcagaaggagggagagggcAAAGAAGTCCCCCTGTCCCCAAACAGGGAACAAGATAAAGCCCATCATGAAAACTGGCAATACAGCACAAAGG ATGGAAGCGAATGTCCACCAGACAACTCCCCTGGCCACAGTTACCGTGACGAGCCTGCTTTCTCTGCCTACCGTGGCAGTGAGGATGATGGCCAGGAGCCCTCCTCTCCCTCGGGAGACTACAGTGGACGTCACCCCTCCAAGCCAGTCCCACCTCGCTTTCAGAAGCAGCcgcagcaccaccagcagcag GAAGTGTTCAAAATGCCGCATTGGCAGCAGTCTGGTCACCCTGCTCCATCGAGTTCCAGCCATGCCCAGCGGGGATTTTATCCCCCACACGTCCTTGGGTTTGATCCCCGCTGGATGATGATGCCCCCCTTCATGGATCCCCGCATGGCCCAAGGGCGATCTCCTGTGGACTACTATCCTGGTGCCGTCCACTCCTCAG CGGGAATGGTAAAACCAATTATCCATCAAGACCACTTGAATAGTCCCGGTTCTGATGAAGGATGCCATCCTAACCTGCATCAGGAGAGACGAACACCTTCTACTGAGAATTATCCCATGTGGAGTCAAGATGGCTACCCCTTGCGCAGCTTTACTCCGCCTTACCAGAGACAGCATGAGAGTTCAGATAATGGCCAGCCTGATGACAG AAGTGATCTGACCTCTTCCCAGCAGGACTCCTATGAAGACAGGGCCAACGACTGTTTGACTCACGCTCAGGACGATCTCTCCCACCATTCTTACCACAGCCGGGGCTCTGACAGAGAGCATCACGACCAAGGCCTGctcaccaccgctcagagcctCTCGCAGAATCATTCAGACAATGAATATTCAAAGCAGGACTCGAGAGACAAGCATCTTAAGGAGGGCCTTGAACCTCACGACGAGGCGTTGGATGGCTCCAAGGACAACTGGAAACGAGATGGACAGAAGCAAGACGGAGGACTCGGCAGTGCCCAGAGCCAGTGGTCTGAAGTCAGCTCCAGTTCCAGCAGCAGTGTCAGCCAGCCTTCAGAGAACAGCGGGCGGACGTTGACTCGCAGAACTGGGCCCATAAAGAAACCAGTGCTTAAAGCTCTGAAAGTGGAGGACAAAGAAAATGAGAAGCCCAAACCCGAGCCCGAGGAGAAGCCTGTCCCCTACCGCCTTGAGAAAGAAGTCCTCACCAACGTCTATGACTTGAAGAAAGATAACCAGCCTGCCAACAGCAGACGCTCAGCCTCACCTGTGGTTGAGAAGCAGCCCGAAGAGAGGCAGCATCCGTCACCAGCTCCAACTAAAATAGAAAGGCCTCTAAGCACTCTGAGTGATGACCCTCCCAAGGAGAACCCGTGGGGGACTGGCAAGAGCCAGCCACCTCGAGAGAGCCTGGAAAACCGAGAACCTCAGGCACCACGGCGCAGCAACTGGATCTTCATCGATGAAGAGCAGGCCTTCGGTGCCGTCAGGGGCACAGGTCGAGGCCGCAGCCGGGGCTTCAGAGAGTTTAGCTCTAGAGGTGGAACCCGCGGAGGCCGAGGAGCAGATAACCTCAGAGGGGcattcaacaacaacaacaacagcagtggCAGTGGTGTTCAGCGGGCAGGCCGAGGGCGAGCGCCCCCCAGAGACATTATCAAGGTGGAGGAGTTCCAGAGAGGCAAGCCCCGCAGGCGAAATGTCAGTGAGACCTTGAGTGAAGCCTCCGAGTATGAGGAACTGCCGAAACGCCGTCGCCAGAAAGGCTCTGAAAACGGAGAAGGCTACTCCGAGGCGGGAGAGATCCGTAAAGCCGACAGAGAATCGTGGCGGTCCAATAAAGTGTACTGCGACGAGCAGGCGGCCTCGGATTCCAGAGAAAAGACCAAAGTCACCAGGAGCTTTGGAGGCCGCGTCCTGCCTCCCAGACTGAACACCACTGGCAGTTACAGTCGCAGCTACGGAGGATCCAGGGACATTTCCACATGGCGAGGTCGTGGGCCTCAGttcagcagcggcggcggcggctccatGCAGGAAAATGGTTACGGTCCCGGAGTTGACACTGCTTACTCCCGCAGACCTCCAGTTGAACGCGACGGCCTGAAATACACTCCTAAATTTACTGGCTCCTTCATGGAAAACGGTACAGAGGACCGCGACGGAGAGTACTATTTTGACAACGACAACCCCGACAGGCAGATGTTAAGGCGGCGCCGTCCTCCGCGCCAAGACAAGCCCCCACGCTTCCGCCGTCTGCGTCAGGAGCGTGAACCCGGCTCCAATCAGTGGACCAGCGACGAGTACGTAAACGGAGACTTCGCAAACCCCTGGCCGGGTCGCTCCAAAAGCAGCGGTGACGATAACTGGCCCAGCAGTCACTACGCTGGACGCTCCGGCCAATACGGCCAGACGGAGGAATGGGAGACGGGGTCAGACAACAGCGACTTCAGTGACTGGAGAGAGAAGCGAGGTGGGAGCGGCGGCGTAGCAACCCAAGGTCACGGCGACGTCCCCTCAGACTCGGGCCCCAACGAACCAGGCTCGGGTGAGAAAAGGGAACTGTCCAAGAGAAGCTTCTCCAGTCAGAGGCCGCTGGTGGAACGGCAGAACAGGAAAGGAGAGCCGTCACTGCTGGAGGCCACCAAGATGGTGCGAGCGCCTgatcctcccacctcctccgccAGCAGAAGCGACACTTGGCAGAACGGAGGGACTTCTTGTAAGag ccgAAGTCCAGATGAGTCGGGTCCGGTCTACAGCATCGAGCAGCCACCCGAGGACCGGGAACCCAGCGAACCCACAGGGAAGAAAATAGACAAGGACCTGAAGTCCGGATCTGGGAAAGCAGATATTGCTGAGCCTCTGTCCCAGTATGAACTCAGCAGCTACCCAA TTGAAGGCGACACAGGTGGACCAGGCTCAAATTCAGATGGATACCAGGATGCTTTGACCAAAAAGCAAAGGCGTCCAcaggaggatgagaggaggaggaaagagcagGGAGCTGCT GTACCCGTGAAAAACAGGCCAATGACATCCAAAATACCGCCACGCTTTGCCAAAAAGCAGGGAAGCATGAGCATCGAACAACCCGAGGAAGCAATTTCTTCAAATAATCTTGGAACAGAAATCTGGGAAACAAACAGCTCAG CTCTGTCAGTGCAGTCTTCAGGAGGAGACTCGTGGACCAAGCAGGTGTCTTATACTGGGAGCGAGCCCAACTCTGAG GACTCTGATGCCGGCCCCGAACAAAGTAAAGAACAGCACAAGCCCGGGCCCAtcggaaacgagcgctccctgAAGCACCGCAAGGGCTCCGAAGGTGTTGATAGGCTGGAGGGCGGTCCCATCACCCCAGTCAATGGCGTGGATCTCCACGTGGACACTGTGCTGCCTGTGCCTCCCATTGAGTTTGGCGTCAGTGCCAAAGACTCTGATTTCAGCCTGCCGCCAGGTTCCACCCCAGTGCCCGTTTCCAACCCCGTGAACAAGCTTCAGGACGCACTCACCACCAAC acGACTCTTAATCAGAGTATCCCCATGTTGCGCTCCAACCACCTGCAACCTGGCATCAATCTCAACCCGATCACCTTCCCCAGCGCTGACCTCACTCTCAAG ATGGAGTCGGCGCGCAAAGCGTGGGAGAACTCGCAGTCTCTCCCTGAGCAGGGCTCTCCCGGTGGGGGTGCTTCAGGTACTCAGCCTCCCTGCAGTGCCGGCTCATCCACCGGAGTCAGCTACAGTTCTTTTGGAGGCGTTTCCATGCCTCCCATGCCTGTTGCGTCAGTGGCTCCTTCAATGTCAATGCAAG GTAATCACATCCCTCCACTGTATCTGGATGGCCACGTGTTTCAGAGCCAGCCGCGCCTCGTGCCACCCGCCATGACCCAGCAGCAGACGTACCAACAG GCGGCTGCAGCCCAGCAGATCCCCATCTCTTTGCATACCTCTcttcaggctcaggctcagttGGGGCTTCGAGGAGGTCTTCCCGTGTCGCAGTCCCAGGAGATGTTCAACTCCATTACCCCCTTTAG GTCGCAGGTTTACATGCACCCCAACCTGTCGCAGCCAAGCCCCATGGTGCTGTCAGGCGGGGCCCCTCTCAAAGGCCCATACTCTGCTTTCCCGGGCATGCAGCCCTCAGACATGGTGAAACCACAGTCGGGCTCCCACTACCAGCCGATGAACGGCAGCCAGCAGCTGGTGTACGACAGCCCGATCAATCAGGGCCCAGGAATGGGCTCTTCACAACTCATGGACTCTCAGCTGATCCAG GTCACGATGCCGCTGCCTGGCTCTCAGCTGCGTTACGGTTCAGCTCAGCAGCATCTCATCCTGCCTCagtccatccagctgcagcaggggcAGAACTTGTCTGTGGGAGCCCCGCGTCGGATGTTACCTCCGGGATCCCAGGCCGCTGTCATGagtggcagcagagag GGCTCCCAAATGGAAATGAAAGGATTCCAGTTCTCTGATAAGCCCAATCACTCTTCAGGCATATCTGGAGGTTCCTACAG GCCGGGGTCTGCCAGTCCCAGTGGAAAGCCCTCTGGACCCGGGGGGCCGGTGGGCCCTCTGCCTACCCATTTCAGTCAGCAG GTCCCACCTGCTCAGGGCAGCATGGTGATGCACATGCGCCCCCCCACCACAGGCCCCTTCCCCAACCCCATCCAGAGACCTGTCATGCAGGTCAACAAGCCCGTCATCATCCGTCCCCCCCCTTACACTAACCCCGGCCGCGACCCCTCCCACTCCACCCCTCCTTCGGCCCCCGAGCCCCCAGTTAAAGGGCCAGAGGATGGCATGAAG AGTAAAACCATGCGGGACATACGCAAGGCAGTGGGAGAAGGCAAAGCGCCATCTGGGGGCATGACCAGCAAACTCCAGGAGCCCCTACCCTCCGCAGGGTCAGCCAAACCAGCACGCACTGGAGCCATCAAACCCCAGGCTGTCAAAGTAGAAGAGGGCAAGGCGTAA